A part of Melittangium boletus DSM 14713 genomic DNA contains:
- a CDS encoding acyltransferase family protein: protein MDSAKAAHQAFLRTKTFGALDGLRALAILAVVLYHVLEAREGLVGRFYLSVSLFFAISGFLITTLLLRERDTTGTISLKGFYARRSLRIFPLYYAVCALYIVLVFFLEHDVAVRGAFFDNVRYYLTYTSNWFIKLDEGRIIFYFAWSMATEEQFYLMWPFVVRYFKGTWGPVVFMSGLLALGLFAGWGVSSGFLDTRHLWVRILSSISISICMGCLSAYLTHFERPFVWTWKVLGQVWSAPVLVALVTAAVWNHDTPLWLSSLLLTLMVVAMCIRPHHVFAPLVDHKWLRYMGSITYGIYLLHMISLNIVRRVVPHNLALYYVLTIALSMVLATISFRYFEKPFLKLKNRFDWRDQKKPQPAVVPPVANTPANPG from the coding sequence ATGGATTCCGCCAAAGCCGCCCATCAGGCCTTCCTTCGTACCAAGACCTTTGGAGCCCTGGATGGGCTCCGGGCCCTCGCCATCCTCGCCGTGGTGCTCTACCACGTGCTCGAGGCGCGCGAGGGGCTCGTGGGCCGCTTCTACCTGAGCGTCTCGCTGTTCTTCGCCATCAGCGGATTCCTCATCACCACGCTGCTGCTGCGCGAGCGCGACACCACGGGCACCATCTCGCTCAAGGGCTTCTACGCGCGGCGCTCGCTGCGCATCTTCCCGCTCTACTACGCGGTCTGCGCGCTCTACATCGTGCTGGTGTTCTTCCTCGAGCACGACGTGGCGGTGCGAGGGGCCTTCTTCGACAACGTGCGCTACTACCTCACGTACACGTCGAACTGGTTCATCAAGCTGGATGAAGGCCGCATCATCTTCTACTTCGCCTGGAGCATGGCCACCGAGGAGCAGTTCTATCTGATGTGGCCCTTCGTGGTGCGCTACTTCAAGGGCACGTGGGGGCCGGTGGTGTTCATGTCGGGACTGCTCGCGCTGGGCCTGTTCGCCGGCTGGGGCGTGAGCTCGGGCTTCCTCGACACGCGGCACCTGTGGGTGCGCATCCTCTCCAGCATCTCCATCTCCATCTGCATGGGGTGCCTGTCGGCGTACCTGACGCACTTCGAGCGGCCCTTCGTGTGGACGTGGAAGGTGCTCGGACAGGTGTGGAGCGCGCCGGTGCTCGTGGCGCTGGTGACCGCCGCCGTCTGGAACCACGACACGCCCCTGTGGCTGTCCTCGCTGCTGCTCACGTTGATGGTGGTGGCCATGTGCATCCGGCCCCACCACGTGTTCGCGCCCCTCGTGGACCACAAGTGGCTGCGCTACATGGGCTCCATCACGTACGGCATCTATCTGCTGCACATGATCTCGCTCAACATCGTGCGCCGCGTGGTGCCGCACAACCTGGCGCTCTACTACGTGCTGACGATCGCCCTGAGCATGGTGCTGGCGACCATCAGCTTCCGCTACTTCGAGAAGCCCTTCCTCAAGCTCAAGAACCGCTTCGACTGGCGCGACCAGAAGAAGCCGCAGCCGGCCGTGGTGCCCCCGGTGGCGAACACCCCGGCCAACCCCGGCTAG
- a CDS encoding WecB/TagA/CpsF family glycosyltransferase, with amino-acid sequence MATQAGGRTERARDFMALMDRLRIVEDEAAEDALLDELTRPGKPLILSFVNAHAVNLGWKQPGMLDGLMRSDVLLRDGIGVKLGLRAFHRRYGLNMNGTDFIPRIARAYAGKRVALFGTRSPWLDNARRTLEGWGLIVVACHEGFDPPETYLRLATETKPDLILMAMGMPKQEEVSVKLREALSHPVLIVNGGAVLDYIGGKVPRAPRLMRQTGMEWLFRLAVEPKRLFGRYVVGIPVYFAHVAEVRWSRDGRAASGQAKP; translated from the coding sequence ATGGCGACACAGGCGGGTGGCCGGACCGAACGGGCGCGTGACTTCATGGCGCTGATGGACCGGCTGCGAATCGTCGAGGACGAGGCGGCGGAAGACGCGCTGCTCGATGAACTCACCCGGCCGGGCAAGCCGCTCATCCTGTCCTTCGTCAACGCGCACGCGGTGAACCTGGGGTGGAAGCAGCCAGGCATGTTGGATGGGCTGATGCGCTCGGATGTGCTGTTGCGCGACGGCATCGGGGTGAAGCTGGGCCTGCGGGCCTTCCACCGCCGGTACGGGCTGAACATGAATGGCACGGACTTCATCCCTCGCATCGCGCGCGCGTACGCGGGCAAGCGCGTGGCGCTCTTCGGCACGCGCTCGCCGTGGTTGGACAACGCGCGGCGCACGCTGGAGGGGTGGGGGCTCATCGTCGTGGCCTGTCACGAGGGGTTCGATCCGCCCGAGACGTACCTGCGGCTGGCCACCGAGACGAAGCCGGACCTCATCCTCATGGCCATGGGCATGCCCAAGCAGGAGGAGGTGTCGGTGAAGTTGCGCGAGGCGCTGTCGCATCCGGTGCTCATCGTCAACGGAGGCGCGGTGCTCGATTACATCGGGGGCAAGGTGCCGCGCGCGCCCCGGTTGATGCGGCAGACGGGGATGGAGTGGTTGTTCCGTCTGGCGGTGGAGCCCAAGCGGCTCTTCGGCCGGTACGTGGTGGGCATCCCCGTCTACTTCGCGCACGTGGCCGAGGTTCGTTGGAGCCGCGATGGCCGAGCGGCGAGCGGGCAAGCGAAGCCTTGA
- a CDS encoding carbamoyl-phosphate synthase, translating to MNTPARPPILLTMADYYGTLAAARSLGRLGIPITMAESKLLAPARWSRYVTRRVECPDVGDSDAFLEWLLRFGAKNPGHVLYPTSDDMAWLFALHKDELAPHFRMYQPGVDAIYGLLNKQRLHDLCKDVGLDVPETWFPENEADLERVAAEARFPVLLKPQTQILFESHVKGSQVERASELLPRHREFLERNRYGRKLLAYDARANRPMVQAFYPEAAQNIFSMSGFVDRSGEWFVARGALKVLQRPRKLGIGLCFEEVPVDTELAEKVRQLCKKLGYFGTFEVEFIRAGGRQLLIDFNPRFYSQMGFDIARGMPLPLFVYEAASGHEDRLGEVARAALEWKGAGQYIYCHRGIFELLLRAQGLSGRLSSNEVTHWREWYARNRERAVDAVIDTGDWVPWMVDVAMHLRSYARHPRGFIRTMVLDR from the coding sequence ATGAACACCCCCGCGCGTCCCCCCATCCTGCTGACGATGGCCGATTACTACGGCACGCTGGCCGCGGCGCGCAGTCTGGGCCGGCTCGGCATCCCCATCACCATGGCCGAATCCAAGCTGCTCGCGCCCGCGCGGTGGAGCCGCTACGTGACGCGCCGGGTGGAGTGTCCGGACGTGGGCGACTCGGACGCCTTCCTGGAGTGGCTCTTGCGCTTCGGCGCGAAGAACCCCGGCCACGTGCTCTACCCCACGAGCGATGACATGGCGTGGCTCTTCGCCCTGCACAAGGACGAGCTCGCGCCCCACTTCCGGATGTACCAGCCGGGGGTGGACGCCATCTACGGCCTGCTCAACAAGCAGCGGCTGCACGACCTGTGCAAGGACGTGGGGCTGGATGTGCCGGAGACGTGGTTTCCGGAGAACGAGGCGGACCTGGAGCGCGTGGCGGCCGAGGCGCGCTTCCCCGTGCTGCTCAAGCCGCAGACGCAGATCCTCTTCGAGAGTCATGTGAAGGGCTCGCAGGTGGAGCGCGCGAGTGAGCTGTTGCCGCGCCACCGCGAGTTCCTGGAGCGCAACCGCTACGGGCGCAAGCTGCTGGCGTACGACGCGCGGGCGAACCGGCCCATGGTGCAGGCCTTCTATCCGGAGGCGGCGCAGAACATCTTCAGCATGAGCGGCTTCGTGGACCGCTCGGGCGAGTGGTTCGTGGCGCGCGGGGCGCTCAAGGTGTTGCAGCGGCCGCGCAAGCTGGGCATCGGCCTGTGCTTCGAGGAGGTGCCGGTGGACACGGAGCTGGCGGAGAAGGTGCGCCAGCTGTGCAAGAAGCTCGGCTATTTCGGCACCTTCGAGGTGGAGTTCATCCGCGCGGGAGGCCGGCAGCTGCTCATCGACTTCAACCCCCGCTTCTACAGCCAGATGGGCTTCGACATCGCGCGGGGCATGCCGCTGCCGCTCTTCGTGTACGAGGCGGCGAGTGGCCACGAGGACCGGTTGGGAGAGGTGGCGCGCGCGGCGCTCGAGTGGAAGGGCGCGGGCCAGTACATCTACTGCCATCGGGGCATCTTCGAGCTGCTCCTGCGCGCGCAGGGGCTCTCGGGCCGGCTGTCCTCGAACGAGGTGACGCACTGGCGCGAGTGGTACGCGCGCAACCGCGAGCGCGCCGTGGATGCCGTCATCGACACGGGGGACTGGGTCCCGTGGATGGTGGATGTGGCCATGCACCTGCGCTCCTACGCGCGCCACCCGCGGGGCTTCATCCGCACCATGGTGCTCGACCGGTAG
- a CDS encoding fatty acid desaturase family protein encodes MTLFRYPEDRIPVLLFATVFALDLSVYFLASNWWLPILWFGLWIIPKGWISSWNHHHQHLPMFKHALPNRLLEIVFGFQTGVTSHAWFLHHVVGHHRNYLDQEKDESTWKRPDGTTMGELEYSLKTALTAYPRALKVGLEQPQHRKALRVFVGMALLQVVLLGALFWHNWYNALFVFLLPMAVSLYVTAWATYFHHVGLETKDHNEASYNILHKGYNLMTGNLGYHTAHHSKHGLHWSKLPELHAQLARHIPANLYREPGIPFVWSGSEAKLELTPEQVEALAATAAAPKRAAA; translated from the coding sequence ATGACCCTGTTCCGGTACCCTGAGGATCGAATCCCCGTCCTGCTGTTCGCGACCGTGTTCGCGCTGGACCTGTCGGTGTACTTCCTGGCGAGCAACTGGTGGCTGCCCATCCTGTGGTTCGGCCTGTGGATCATCCCCAAGGGGTGGATCAGCTCGTGGAACCACCACCACCAGCACCTGCCCATGTTCAAGCACGCGCTGCCCAACCGGCTGCTGGAGATCGTCTTCGGTTTCCAGACGGGCGTCACGTCGCACGCGTGGTTCCTGCACCACGTGGTGGGCCACCACCGCAACTACCTGGACCAGGAGAAGGATGAGTCCACGTGGAAGCGGCCGGACGGGACGACGATGGGGGAGCTGGAGTACTCGCTCAAGACGGCGCTCACCGCCTATCCGCGGGCCCTGAAGGTGGGCCTGGAGCAGCCCCAGCACCGCAAGGCGTTGCGCGTCTTCGTGGGCATGGCGCTCTTGCAGGTGGTGCTGCTCGGCGCGCTGTTCTGGCACAACTGGTACAACGCCCTCTTCGTCTTCCTGCTGCCCATGGCGGTGTCGCTCTACGTGACGGCGTGGGCCACCTACTTCCACCACGTGGGCCTGGAGACGAAGGACCACAACGAGGCCTCGTACAACATCCTGCACAAGGGCTACAACCTGATGACGGGCAACCTCGGCTACCACACCGCGCACCACTCGAAGCATGGGTTGCACTGGTCGAAGCTGCCGGAGTTGCACGCGCAGCTCGCGCGCCACATCCCCGCCAACCTCTACCGCGAGCCGGGCATCCCCTTCGTGTGGAGCGGTTCGGAGGCCAAGCTGGAGCTGACCCCCGAGCAGGTGGAAGCGCTCGCGGCCACGGCGGCCGCGCCGAAGCGGGCGGCGGCCTGA
- a CDS encoding SGNH/GDSL hydrolase family protein: MHRFPMAMLALVSMFALSSCAPFTAWFEHAANDPKLQLVGRMDHTNPEQPLWAFPGTAARFRCNCTGVDVAFEDLGSGGEEHTNWVNVIVDGKTEVKLELKPKATWLKGARGLPPGEHTIEIVKRTEAYAGVVRFFGVSVQGVLLDPPPRPERRLEIIGDSISCGYGNEASITTTNAYTEPNTGFHSKNEDISQAYGTFLGRRFNAEVMSTCISGTGIYRNNNGATEGTFPDRYGRTLPDNEDSQWDLSSFVPDIIIINLGNNDFNVVDPTDNLPTAPDAEPFKAAYAAFVRRLRGLYPAAHIICSIGPMLNDSYPKDRQHWTKMQEYVSTMVASLGDAGVHYFAYTPIQGDPYGEDWHPTANGHAAMAAEIGTFIEGLGW, translated from the coding sequence ATGCACCGTTTTCCCATGGCCATGCTCGCGCTCGTATCCATGTTCGCGCTGAGCAGCTGTGCGCCGTTCACCGCCTGGTTCGAACACGCCGCGAACGATCCGAAGCTTCAGCTCGTCGGGCGCATGGATCACACCAACCCCGAGCAACCCCTGTGGGCATTTCCAGGGACCGCGGCGCGCTTTCGCTGCAACTGCACGGGCGTGGACGTGGCCTTCGAGGACCTGGGCTCAGGCGGTGAGGAGCACACCAACTGGGTCAACGTCATCGTCGATGGCAAGACGGAGGTCAAGCTCGAGCTCAAACCCAAGGCCACCTGGCTCAAGGGCGCGCGAGGCCTGCCGCCCGGTGAGCACACCATCGAGATCGTCAAGCGCACCGAGGCCTACGCGGGCGTCGTCCGCTTCTTCGGCGTGAGCGTGCAGGGAGTCCTGCTGGATCCTCCGCCCCGGCCCGAGCGGCGTCTGGAGATCATCGGCGACTCCATCTCCTGCGGCTACGGCAACGAAGCGAGCATCACCACCACCAACGCATACACCGAGCCCAACACGGGCTTTCACTCGAAGAACGAGGACATCTCCCAGGCGTATGGAACGTTCCTGGGCCGGCGGTTCAACGCCGAGGTGATGAGTACCTGCATCTCCGGCACGGGCATCTACCGCAACAACAACGGCGCCACGGAGGGCACCTTCCCGGACCGGTATGGGCGCACCCTGCCCGACAACGAGGATTCGCAGTGGGACCTGTCGAGCTTCGTGCCGGACATCATCATCATCAACCTGGGCAACAACGACTTCAACGTGGTGGACCCCACGGACAATCTGCCGACCGCGCCCGACGCCGAGCCCTTCAAGGCGGCCTACGCGGCCTTCGTCCGGCGGCTGCGCGGGCTGTACCCCGCCGCGCACATCATCTGCTCCATCGGCCCGATGCTGAACGACAGCTACCCGAAGGACCGCCAGCACTGGACGAAGATGCAGGAGTACGTCTCCACCATGGTGGCGTCCCTGGGCGACGCAGGCGTGCACTACTTCGCCTATACCCCCATCCAGGGAGACCCCTACGGGGAGGACTGGCACCCCACCGCCAACGGCCACGCGGCGATGGCCGCGGAGATCGGCACCTTCATCGAGGGGCTCGGGTGGTGA
- a CDS encoding M28 family peptidase produces MPAALPLSAALLSLLTATPKAPVRAEAVRGDTGPSLQVAERLIGAALTEGHAYARLAELTDGVGQRLSGSEGAEAAVRWAKKRFEADGVKVWLEPVKVPRWVRGEGSGRVLASERTRGHTLSLLALGGSVGTPEGGLSAEVVEVRSFDEVAALGDKVKGKVVFFNHDMAQAQDYGRAAGLRTRGASVAAKAGAVGMLIRSLATASLRTPHTGAMRYDEGVPEIPAAAVSVEDAELLHRLIAGGPVKVELRLTCKSLPDADSFNVVAEVKGREKPREVVLLGAHLDSWDVGTGAHDDGAGVTMVMETARLLARLERAPRRTVRVVLFMNEENGLRGGLAYASAHAAELGEHVAALEMDSGGGRPLGVVLRAGAGGDALLKPWMQPLAALGANALLPGDAGGADISPLVPARVPFVGVRVDASRYFDVHHSEADTLDKVDPKDLAHSTAALAWVSYVLAEMPGVLPRPEAPASPRP; encoded by the coding sequence GTGCCCGCAGCCCTTCCGCTCTCCGCCGCCCTGTTGTCCCTGCTCACCGCCACGCCCAAGGCTCCGGTTCGGGCGGAGGCGGTCCGGGGCGACACGGGCCCCTCGCTCCAGGTGGCCGAGCGGCTCATCGGCGCAGCGCTCACCGAGGGCCATGCCTACGCGCGCCTGGCCGAGCTCACCGACGGCGTGGGCCAGCGGCTGTCCGGCTCGGAGGGAGCGGAGGCCGCGGTGCGCTGGGCGAAGAAGCGCTTCGAGGCGGATGGGGTGAAGGTGTGGCTGGAGCCGGTGAAGGTGCCGCGGTGGGTGCGCGGAGAGGGGAGTGGGCGGGTGCTGGCCTCGGAGCGCACGCGGGGGCACACGCTGTCCCTGTTGGCGCTGGGCGGCAGCGTGGGCACGCCCGAGGGAGGCCTCTCCGCGGAGGTCGTCGAGGTGCGCTCTTTCGATGAGGTGGCGGCGCTGGGCGACAAGGTGAAGGGCAAGGTGGTCTTCTTCAACCACGACATGGCGCAGGCGCAGGACTATGGCCGCGCGGCGGGGTTGCGCACGCGGGGCGCGTCGGTGGCGGCGAAGGCGGGGGCGGTGGGCATGCTCATCCGCTCGCTGGCCACCGCGTCGCTGCGCACGCCGCACACCGGGGCCATGCGCTACGACGAGGGCGTGCCGGAGATTCCGGCCGCGGCCGTGTCGGTGGAGGACGCGGAGCTCCTGCACCGCCTGATCGCGGGAGGCCCGGTGAAGGTGGAGCTGAGGCTCACGTGCAAGAGCCTGCCGGACGCGGACTCCTTCAACGTGGTGGCCGAGGTGAAGGGCCGCGAGAAGCCGCGCGAGGTGGTGCTCCTGGGCGCGCACCTGGACTCGTGGGACGTGGGCACGGGCGCGCACGATGACGGCGCGGGCGTGACCATGGTGATGGAGACGGCGCGGCTGCTCGCGCGGCTGGAGCGGGCCCCCCGGCGCACGGTGCGCGTGGTGCTCTTCATGAACGAGGAGAACGGTCTGCGCGGCGGCCTCGCCTATGCCTCGGCGCACGCGGCGGAGCTGGGCGAGCACGTGGCGGCGCTGGAGATGGACAGCGGAGGCGGGCGGCCCCTGGGCGTCGTCCTGCGCGCGGGCGCGGGGGGGGATGCGCTCCTCAAGCCGTGGATGCAGCCGCTCGCCGCCCTGGGGGCGAATGCGCTCCTGCCGGGCGATGCGGGAGGCGCGGACATCTCGCCGCTCGTGCCCGCGCGGGTGCCCTTCGTGGGCGTGCGCGTGGACGCGAGCCGCTACTTCGACGTGCACCATTCGGAGGCGGACACGCTGGACAAGGTGGACCCCAAGGACCTGGCGCACAGCACGGCGGCGCTGGCATGGGTGAGCTACGTGCTGGCCGAGATGCCCGGGGTGCTGCCCCGTCCCGAGGCCCCCGCGAGCCCCCGTCCATGA
- a CDS encoding amidohydrolase family protein, with protein MTRPSLCCLALLLTSALPLSARAQAPVPVTDAGTPSANAWWDVNAPGFPSSEVELDVTEGTWMSLDVSPKGDEIVFDLLGDLYALPIAGGEARALTHGPAWDMQPRYSPDGQSIAFTSDRGGGDNLWVMKRDGSEPTGVTQESFRLLNSPAWSPDGQFLIARKHFSSRRSLGAGEIWMYHRSGGDGVQLTERPNDQKDVGEPVFSPDGRYVYYSQDVTPGPVFEYNKDPNGEIYVIQRLDLDTRETERFVFGPGGSIRPTPSPDGKSLAFIRRVRGKSTLYVADVTSGAERALYDGLDRDMQETWAIHGVYPTMAWTPDNRSIVFWAGGKLQRIDVGTKKVTPIPFHVKSSRTVFEALRFPQKVAPDTFPVKMLRWVQVSPKGDKVVYQALGHLYVKDLPNGTPRRLTKQTDHTELYPSFSRDGKSLVYTTWDDEKLGSIRVVPVTGGEGRVVSSRPGHYAEPALSPDGRFIVYRALGSGYLRTGLYSREQGLFVLSAAGGSPRLLTKTGELPHFGAGSDRVFFLSVTQREKDDERALKSVSLNGGEPRTHLTSDEATEYRVSPDEKWLAFRENFNAFLMPLPRGAKGAVASPDTRALPVAKVSRDAGEWLHWSGDGKRLHWALGPELFTRELKDSFRFLAGAPQALPEPPKQGLAIGFQAKTDVPTGTVALVGGRVITMKGDEVLEDGVVVVKGNRLVAVGPRSEVKVPAGARVVDVRGKTLMPGLVDVHWHGSMEDEGIVPEQNWKLLSSLAFGVTTVHDPSNDTGAIFATSELVRTGGMLGPRVYSTGTILYGAAGAFRAPIDTLDDARSHLRRMKAVGAFSVKSYNQPRRDQRQKILQAARELEMMVVPEGGSLLHHNMTMVVDGHTGVEHSLPVARAYEDVRRLWSATRVGYTPTLIVAYGGIMGENYWYDKTNVWEDERLLAFVPRRMVDERSRRRVKAPDEEYGHIHTAEEAKALLDRGVSVQLGAHGQREGLGAHWELWMFAQGGMTPLQALRAGTLAGARYLGLDGDIGSLEPGKLADLLVLDANPLEDPRQSRAIRYTMVGGRLYDARTLDEVGGAARKREPLFFEREGQRTWGSSSSLGTHRD; from the coding sequence GTGACCCGACCGAGCCTTTGCTGCCTCGCGCTCCTGCTGACGAGCGCGTTGCCCCTTTCCGCCCGAGCCCAGGCGCCCGTCCCCGTGACGGACGCGGGCACGCCTTCGGCCAACGCGTGGTGGGACGTGAACGCGCCCGGCTTCCCCTCGAGCGAGGTGGAACTCGACGTCACCGAGGGCACGTGGATGAGCCTGGACGTGAGCCCCAAGGGCGATGAGATCGTCTTCGACCTCCTGGGCGATCTCTACGCGCTGCCCATCGCGGGCGGCGAGGCCCGAGCCCTCACCCATGGCCCCGCCTGGGACATGCAGCCGCGCTACAGCCCGGACGGCCAGTCCATCGCCTTCACGAGCGATCGGGGCGGCGGGGACAACCTCTGGGTGATGAAGCGCGACGGCTCCGAGCCCACCGGCGTGACGCAGGAGTCCTTCCGGTTGCTCAACAGCCCCGCCTGGTCGCCGGATGGTCAATTCCTCATCGCGCGCAAACACTTCTCCTCGCGGCGCTCGCTCGGCGCGGGGGAGATCTGGATGTATCACCGCTCGGGGGGAGACGGGGTGCAGCTCACCGAGCGTCCCAATGACCAAAAGGACGTGGGCGAGCCCGTGTTCTCTCCAGACGGCCGGTATGTCTATTACAGCCAGGACGTCACCCCAGGCCCCGTGTTCGAATACAATAAGGACCCGAACGGCGAAATCTATGTCATCCAGCGGCTGGACCTGGACACGCGCGAGACGGAGCGTTTCGTATTCGGCCCCGGCGGCTCCATCCGCCCCACGCCGTCGCCGGATGGCAAATCCCTGGCATTCATCCGCCGGGTGCGCGGCAAGAGCACGCTGTACGTGGCGGACGTGACGAGCGGCGCCGAGCGGGCTTTGTATGACGGGCTCGATCGCGACATGCAGGAGACGTGGGCCATCCACGGCGTCTACCCGACGATGGCGTGGACACCCGACAACCGCTCGATTGTCTTCTGGGCGGGGGGCAAGTTGCAGCGCATCGACGTGGGCACGAAGAAGGTGACGCCCATTCCCTTCCACGTGAAGAGCTCGCGCACCGTCTTCGAGGCGCTGCGCTTCCCCCAGAAGGTGGCGCCCGACACCTTCCCGGTGAAGATGCTGCGCTGGGTGCAGGTGTCTCCCAAGGGCGACAAGGTGGTGTACCAGGCCCTCGGCCATCTCTATGTGAAGGATTTGCCCAATGGCACGCCCCGGCGTCTGACGAAGCAGACGGACCACACGGAGCTGTATCCGTCGTTCTCCCGGGACGGCAAGAGCCTCGTCTACACGACGTGGGATGACGAGAAGCTGGGCTCCATCCGCGTGGTGCCGGTGACGGGTGGCGAGGGGCGCGTGGTGTCCTCGCGGCCCGGGCACTACGCCGAGCCGGCGCTGTCTCCGGATGGCCGGTTCATCGTGTATCGCGCGCTCGGGAGCGGCTATCTGCGCACGGGCCTCTACAGCCGGGAGCAGGGCCTGTTCGTCCTGTCCGCCGCCGGAGGCTCGCCGCGCCTGCTGACGAAGACGGGCGAGCTGCCGCATTTCGGCGCGGGTTCGGATCGGGTGTTCTTCCTGTCGGTGACGCAGCGGGAGAAGGATGACGAGCGGGCGCTCAAGAGCGTGAGCCTGAACGGGGGCGAGCCGCGCACGCACCTGACGAGCGACGAGGCGACGGAGTACCGGGTGTCTCCGGACGAGAAGTGGTTGGCGTTCCGGGAGAACTTCAATGCCTTCCTCATGCCGCTGCCGCGGGGGGCCAAGGGCGCGGTGGCGAGCCCCGACACGAGGGCCCTGCCCGTGGCCAAGGTGTCTCGCGACGCGGGCGAGTGGCTGCACTGGTCGGGGGATGGCAAGCGGCTGCACTGGGCGCTCGGGCCGGAGCTGTTCACACGCGAGCTCAAGGACAGCTTCCGCTTCCTCGCGGGCGCTCCCCAGGCGCTTCCCGAGCCGCCGAAGCAGGGACTCGCCATCGGCTTCCAGGCGAAGACGGACGTGCCCACGGGGACGGTGGCGCTGGTGGGCGGCCGTGTCATCACCATGAAAGGAGATGAAGTTCTCGAGGATGGGGTGGTGGTGGTGAAGGGCAACCGGCTCGTGGCGGTGGGGCCCCGCTCCGAGGTGAAGGTGCCCGCGGGGGCCCGGGTGGTGGACGTGCGGGGCAAGACGCTGATGCCGGGGCTCGTGGACGTGCACTGGCACGGCTCCATGGAGGACGAGGGGATTGTCCCCGAGCAGAACTGGAAGCTCCTGTCCTCGCTGGCCTTCGGGGTGACGACGGTGCACGACCCGTCCAACGACACGGGCGCCATCTTCGCCACGAGCGAGCTCGTGCGCACGGGCGGCATGCTCGGGCCGCGCGTCTACTCCACGGGCACCATCCTCTATGGCGCCGCCGGAGCATTCCGTGCTCCCATCGACACGTTGGACGACGCGCGCTCGCACCTGCGGCGCATGAAGGCGGTGGGGGCCTTCAGCGTGAAGAGCTACAACCAGCCCCGGCGCGACCAGCGGCAGAAGATTCTCCAGGCGGCGCGCGAGCTGGAGATGATGGTGGTGCCCGAGGGCGGCTCGCTCCTCCACCACAACATGACCATGGTGGTGGATGGGCACACGGGCGTCGAGCACTCGCTGCCGGTGGCCCGGGCCTACGAGGACGTGCGGCGGCTCTGGTCCGCCACCCGCGTGGGCTACACCCCCACGCTCATCGTGGCCTACGGCGGCATCATGGGAGAGAACTACTGGTACGACAAAACGAACGTCTGGGAGGACGAGCGGCTGCTCGCGTTCGTGCCCCGGCGCATGGTGGACGAGCGCTCCCGCCGGCGCGTGAAGGCTCCCGACGAGGAGTACGGCCACATCCACACCGCCGAGGAGGCCAAGGCGCTCCTGGATCGCGGCGTGAGCGTGCAGCTCGGCGCACACGGCCAGCGCGAGGGCCTGGGCGCGCACTGGGAACTCTGGATGTTCGCGCAGGGAGGCATGACGCCCCTGCAAGCGCTGCGGGCGGGAACGCTCGCGGGTGCGCGCTACCTGGGACTGGATGGGGACATCGGCTCGCTGGAGCCGGGCAAGCTCGCGGATCTGCTCGTGCTGGACGCCAACCCCCTGGAGGACCCGCGCCAGAGCCGGGCCATCCGCTACACCATGGTGGGCGGCCGTCTCTATGACGCTCGCACGCTCGACGAGGTGGGAGGCGCGGCCCGCAAGCGCGAGCCCCTCTTCTTCGAGCGCGAGGGCCAGCGGACCTGGGGCTCCTCGTCCTCGCTGGGCACCCACCGGGACTGA